A genomic stretch from Dyella sp. M7H15-1 includes:
- a CDS encoding acetyltransferase has translation MVKGVVMIGAGGHAKVCIELLRAMGRSVDFCIGNAGAAQTCLGVPVVEGDEYMAKLRKQGYEEAFIAIGSNSLRNRLGIQAMNLGYKLVNAISPVAQISPSASIGNGVAIMAGVIINAETIIGDLAVINTGASIDHDCHIGRAVHIAPQCALAGNVTIASEAFLGVGCKVIPGIKIGENTTLGAGAVAIRNIPANMKAVGVPARIVN, from the coding sequence ATGGTTAAAGGCGTAGTGATGATAGGGGCAGGAGGGCATGCAAAGGTTTGTATAGAACTTCTGCGGGCCATGGGAAGGTCTGTTGACTTCTGCATCGGCAACGCAGGAGCTGCCCAGACTTGTCTAGGGGTGCCGGTTGTTGAAGGGGATGAGTACATGGCAAAGCTCCGGAAACAAGGGTATGAAGAAGCTTTTATCGCCATCGGTTCAAATTCCCTTCGAAATCGACTTGGCATCCAGGCGATGAATCTAGGCTACAAACTTGTTAACGCAATAAGTCCAGTTGCTCAAATTTCGCCAAGTGCAAGCATAGGAAATGGAGTTGCTATCATGGCCGGAGTGATTATTAATGCAGAGACGATCATAGGTGATTTGGCCGTCATTAATACCGGGGCCAGCATAGACCATGATTGCCATATTGGCAGGGCGGTTCACATCGCCCCTCAATGCGCACTTGCTGGTAATGTGACGATTGCATCTGAAGCATTTTTAGGTGTGGGTTGCAAAGTTATTCCAGGTATAAAAATCGGTGAAAACACCACGCTTGGAGCGGGTGCCGTTGCTATCAGGAATATTCCTGCCAACATGAAGGCTGTTGGCGTGCCTGCAAGAATCGTTAATTAA
- a CDS encoding DegT/DnrJ/EryC1/StrS family aminotransferase has protein sequence MKRISVAQPKLSGNEQKYVLDCLETNWISSNGKYINAFEQEFATFCGVKHAIAANNGTTALHLALVALGLKPDEEVIVPTVTYIATANAVRYCSATPVFVDVCSDTMNIDPEAIEAKITPKTRGIIPVHLYGHPADMTRVNDIASRYGLWVLEDAAEAHGAEVHGKRVGGLGACAIFSFFGNKIITTGEGGMVTTHDDELAAKLRLFRGQGMDPQRRYWFPVIGYNYRMTNIQAAIGLAQMENVNQALYERERLAGWYNEALAELEQRIILPVKQEWAKEVYWMYNIFLREGGAQKRDAVMRSLDEAGIETRPVFYPMHVMPPYQDNGVYPVADLWAQRGINLPTHQDLTREDVERIASSLKVALA, from the coding sequence ATGAAACGCATTTCTGTCGCGCAGCCGAAGCTTTCTGGTAACGAACAAAAATACGTCCTTGATTGCCTAGAGACGAACTGGATTTCGTCCAATGGCAAATACATCAATGCTTTTGAGCAGGAGTTCGCGACATTCTGTGGGGTCAAGCATGCCATAGCTGCCAACAATGGAACCACTGCATTGCATCTGGCACTGGTTGCGCTTGGACTTAAGCCCGATGAGGAAGTTATCGTACCGACAGTTACCTATATAGCTACGGCTAACGCGGTCCGTTACTGTTCTGCAACACCCGTGTTCGTGGATGTCTGCTCCGACACCATGAATATCGACCCCGAAGCGATCGAAGCAAAGATCACGCCCAAGACGCGTGGAATTATTCCGGTGCATCTGTACGGTCATCCCGCCGATATGACGCGTGTCAACGATATTGCAAGTCGGTACGGACTTTGGGTGTTAGAGGATGCCGCGGAAGCTCATGGTGCGGAAGTTCATGGCAAGCGAGTTGGCGGCCTAGGTGCATGCGCAATTTTCAGCTTCTTTGGTAACAAAATTATCACCACCGGCGAAGGCGGCATGGTTACCACTCATGACGACGAGCTGGCCGCGAAGCTTCGGCTTTTTCGAGGGCAAGGCATGGATCCGCAGCGTCGTTACTGGTTTCCGGTAATAGGTTACAACTACCGTATGACCAATATTCAGGCGGCTATCGGGCTCGCACAGATGGAGAACGTCAATCAGGCACTCTACGAGCGTGAGCGGCTTGCGGGGTGGTATAACGAGGCATTAGCCGAGCTGGAGCAAAGGATTATTCTTCCGGTGAAGCAAGAATGGGCCAAGGAGGTTTATTGGATGTATAACATCTTCCTGCGAGAAGGGGGGGCGCAGAAACGCGATGCAGTGATGCGTTCGTTGGATGAGGCAGGGATAGAAACACGTCCTGTGTTTTATCCGATGCATGTCATGCCACCCTATCAGGATAATGGTGTTTATCCCGTTGCAGATCTGTGGGCTCAGCGAGGTATTAACTTGCCCACTCATCAAGATCTAACGCGCGAAGATGTTGAAAGAATCGCGAGCAGCCTCAAAGTTGCGCTTGCCTGA
- a CDS encoding glycosyltransferase family 4 protein, which produces MRIALCSTMVPFVHGGARNIVEWLQTMLVKAGHEVERVYLPELDVPELLFQQMMAFRWVDLSAADLVICFRPQAHLIRHPNKVVWFIHHLRSFYDLWDTGYRGFPDDLGHRGIRDALRASDDAALAEARLIFTNSKQVSDRLSDFNGVTSEVLYPPLIAPERFYCRSFNDEIVCICRLEHHKRQHLLVEAMKYTRTPVRLRLCGSSSGCGYPELLRRAIEGNALDKRIVLDERWISEEEKVELLASCLASAYFPLDEDSYGYPSLESSYSSKAILTASDSGGVLELVEDGVNGVVVDPEPRAIAVAMDNFYLQRERTKEMGVAAMKKLSELNISWEHVLRRLLA; this is translated from the coding sequence ATGCGCATCGCCCTTTGTTCTACGATGGTGCCCTTTGTTCACGGGGGGGCGCGAAATATTGTCGAGTGGCTTCAAACGATGCTTGTGAAAGCGGGGCATGAGGTCGAGCGCGTCTATTTGCCTGAACTTGATGTGCCCGAATTATTGTTTCAGCAAATGATGGCCTTTAGATGGGTGGATTTGAGTGCCGCAGATCTGGTCATATGTTTTCGACCGCAGGCTCACCTGATTCGTCACCCAAACAAGGTTGTGTGGTTTATTCATCATCTTCGAAGCTTTTATGATCTTTGGGATACCGGCTATCGGGGATTTCCAGATGATCTTGGGCATCGAGGTATTCGGGATGCTCTGCGGGCCAGTGACGACGCGGCGTTGGCGGAAGCGCGGCTTATTTTCACCAACTCGAAACAGGTGTCTGACCGACTCAGCGATTTTAATGGTGTGACTAGCGAGGTTCTCTATCCGCCACTGATTGCGCCTGAGCGTTTCTATTGCCGAAGCTTCAACGACGAGATAGTTTGCATTTGCCGTTTGGAACACCATAAGAGGCAGCATCTACTCGTTGAGGCGATGAAGTATACGCGTACGCCGGTGCGCCTGCGTTTGTGCGGCAGTAGTTCCGGATGCGGTTACCCGGAATTACTGCGCCGAGCCATCGAAGGCAACGCGCTTGATAAGCGTATCGTTTTGGATGAACGCTGGATCAGCGAAGAAGAGAAAGTCGAGCTGCTGGCAAGTTGCTTGGCGTCAGCCTATTTTCCCCTAGACGAAGATTCTTATGGCTACCCGAGCCTGGAATCGAGTTATTCGAGTAAAGCCATTCTTACGGCCAGCGATTCGGGTGGCGTGCTCGAGCTAGTTGAGGATGGTGTCAACGGTGTTGTAGTGGACCCGGAGCCACGCGCCATCGCAGTGGCAATGGATAATTTCTACCTGCAAAGAGAAAGAACCAAGGAAATGGGTGTGGCTGCTATGAAGAAATTGAGTGAATTGAATATTTCCTGGGAGCACGTTCTGAGGAGATTGCTAGCGTGA
- a CDS encoding glycosyltransferase family 4 protein — protein MKILVVNNMAPFVWGGAEELAVNLQQNLIAAGHESEVLRIPFQWEPASKIPSQMLLARTLEMYNTDRVIALKFPAYLVRHPRKTLWLLHQYRQAYDLYDVGQSNLFGVEGETLRGLIRNADNDAFRESDRIFVNSEVTRNRLRHYNGFDAQVLLPPVNDPERFVGGSGNYIFAGGRVNSMKRQHLLVEAMKYATPDVRLVIGGPPDAPEDAIRLHGLVERLGLKDRVQLDLRFLPREIYANYINGAMAVAYLPYDEDSLGYVAMESATAGKALISTHDSGGILTLARDQQTGRVVAPEAAELGDAISFLWRNREATKAMGQAAKELWLSFGINWRSTVEALLQ, from the coding sequence GTGAAGATTCTTGTTGTCAACAACATGGCTCCCTTTGTTTGGGGAGGGGCTGAAGAGTTGGCGGTGAATTTGCAACAGAATCTGATCGCGGCTGGTCATGAATCAGAAGTACTCCGCATTCCTTTCCAGTGGGAGCCAGCCTCAAAAATACCCTCGCAGATGTTGCTCGCACGCACCTTGGAGATGTACAACACGGATAGGGTAATAGCCTTAAAATTTCCAGCGTACCTTGTCCGCCACCCGCGCAAAACACTATGGTTACTGCATCAGTACCGGCAGGCTTATGATCTCTATGATGTAGGGCAATCCAACCTTTTCGGGGTGGAAGGTGAGACGCTACGAGGGCTTATCCGTAATGCGGACAATGATGCTTTTCGGGAAAGTGATCGCATTTTTGTGAATTCCGAGGTCACGCGTAACCGTCTAAGGCATTACAACGGGTTTGATGCTCAAGTACTGTTGCCTCCCGTTAACGATCCGGAGAGGTTTGTAGGTGGGTCGGGTAACTATATTTTTGCCGGCGGTAGAGTCAACAGCATGAAGCGCCAGCATTTGCTTGTTGAGGCGATGAAATATGCAACCCCCGATGTGCGTCTGGTCATTGGTGGGCCGCCTGATGCACCCGAAGATGCTATTCGACTGCATGGACTTGTGGAGCGGCTCGGACTGAAGGATCGCGTTCAGCTCGATCTTCGCTTTTTGCCACGGGAAATTTATGCCAACTACATTAATGGAGCCATGGCGGTTGCTTACTTGCCATATGATGAGGATTCACTGGGGTACGTTGCAATGGAGTCTGCCACAGCCGGCAAGGCACTGATTAGCACCCATGACAGCGGTGGAATACTTACTCTTGCTCGGGATCAGCAAACGGGACGCGTTGTTGCTCCGGAGGCTGCCGAGTTGGGAGATGCCATATCTTTCCTTTGGCGAAATCGCGAGGCCACCAAGGCTATGGGGCAGGCAGCCAAGGAGCTATGGCTAAGTTTTGGAATTAATTGGCGTTCGACCGTAGAGGCGCTGCTGCAGTGA
- a CDS encoding glycosyltransferase yields MNIVLFTPALKTSAIGRMVSRVASELIKWGHVISVVRSEDIHLIAEATHDFGVIPIAWNDDEMVRPLMQDADFVVYQIGDNYSFHRGCLEWLARKSGVVCLHDFYVAHLFLGWARDHASGASQVVERWYGKGAPSAFFSAASTADFIRDTHQSMPMTEWVCSMATGVITHSSWGISRVKEGCAGPVQVVPLAYDVGDTLNQEVGPHNVQCDASIKILTVGHVNPNKRVASVIGAIKSSQPLRKRCNYQVVGPIQVHSVNELAALARNGGVRLRIHGEVDSQALARMFQLADIVCCLRWPSLEAASASAIEAMMHGKAVVVTNTGFYSELPDDCVIKVDPMNEVASLRVALERLAFDDDLRQTLGTRARAWSTNTFTAHNYARQLAEMGKMAARSAPVIGALRHFASVLESWGGKDIDMDEIVHPLQLFQDSDYS; encoded by the coding sequence GTGAACATTGTACTTTTTACTCCAGCGTTGAAGACTTCTGCGATTGGCCGGATGGTTAGTCGTGTGGCCAGCGAATTAATCAAATGGGGACATGTCATCTCTGTGGTAAGAAGTGAAGATATACACCTTATAGCTGAGGCCACACATGATTTTGGCGTAATTCCCATTGCTTGGAATGACGATGAGATGGTCAGGCCACTCATGCAGGATGCTGATTTTGTTGTATACCAGATAGGGGACAACTATTCCTTTCATCGAGGTTGCCTGGAGTGGCTTGCTCGGAAGTCAGGAGTCGTCTGTCTACACGATTTCTATGTCGCTCATTTATTTTTGGGCTGGGCAAGAGATCATGCCTCAGGAGCCAGCCAGGTGGTTGAGCGTTGGTATGGGAAGGGCGCCCCTTCAGCTTTTTTTTCTGCGGCCTCCACCGCAGATTTCATTAGGGATACGCACCAGTCCATGCCTATGACGGAATGGGTTTGCTCAATGGCAACCGGCGTCATTACGCATAGTAGCTGGGGCATTTCCAGGGTCAAAGAAGGTTGCGCCGGACCAGTGCAAGTGGTGCCGTTAGCTTACGATGTCGGTGATACGTTGAATCAAGAGGTCGGGCCACATAACGTTCAATGTGATGCGTCGATCAAGATTTTGACTGTAGGACATGTCAATCCTAATAAACGAGTGGCTAGTGTGATAGGCGCGATTAAAAGCAGCCAGCCTCTGCGGAAGCGTTGCAACTATCAGGTTGTCGGGCCAATACAGGTCCATTCAGTCAATGAATTGGCAGCATTAGCCAGGAATGGTGGCGTACGGCTTCGAATCCATGGAGAAGTAGACTCTCAGGCACTGGCAAGGATGTTCCAATTGGCCGATATCGTTTGTTGTTTGCGCTGGCCTAGTCTAGAGGCGGCCTCGGCATCGGCGATAGAAGCCATGATGCACGGAAAGGCAGTCGTGGTTACCAATACGGGTTTCTACAGTGAGCTTCCTGATGATTGTGTCATTAAAGTTGATCCGATGAACGAGGTGGCAAGTCTTCGTGTTGCATTGGAGCGACTCGCTTTTGATGATGATTTGCGTCAGACCTTGGGAACACGTGCCCGCGCATGGTCGACGAATACATTCACTGCGCACAATTACGCCCGGCAACTGGCTGAAATGGGAAAAATGGCCGCCAGGTCCGCTCCCGTGATTGGAGCTTTACGTCATTTTGCATCTGTGCTGGAAAGCTGGGGAGGAAAAGACATTGATATGGATGAAATAGTGCATCCTCTTCAGCTATTCCAGGATTCAGATTATTCGTGA